One part of the Melopsittacus undulatus isolate bMelUnd1 chromosome 17, bMelUnd1.mat.Z, whole genome shotgun sequence genome encodes these proteins:
- the LOC101868303 gene encoding corticotropin-releasing factor receptor 1 yields the protein MVPSLRPALLLLLQAFLLWDSPVAASIQEQYCESLTPVTNHTGLQCNASVDLIGTCWPRSAVGQLVARPCPEYFYGVRYNTTNNGYRECLANGSWAARVNYSQCQEILSEEKKSKLHYHIAVIINYLGHCVSLGALLVAFVLFMRLRSIRCLRNIIHWNLITAFILRNATWFVVQLTMNPEVHESNVVWCRLVTAAYNYFHVTNFFWMFGEGCYLHTAIVLTYSTDKLRKWMFICIGWCIPFPIIVAWAIGKLYYDNEKCWFGKRAGVYTDYIYQGPMILVLLINFIFLFNIVRILMTKLRASTTSETIQYRKAVKATLVLLPLLGITYMLFFVNPGEDEISRIVFIYFNSFLESFQGFFVSVFYCFLNSEVRSAVRKRWHRWQDKHSIRARVARAMSIPTSPTRVSFHSIKQSTAV from the exons ATGGTGCCCAGCCTGCGtcctgccctcctcctcctcctgcag GCATTTCTCCTCTGGGATAGCCCAGTTGCAGCCTCCATCCAAGAGCAGTACTGCGAGAGCCTGACGCCTGTCACCAACCACACAG GTCTCCAGTGCAATGCCTCAGTAGACCTCATTGGCACGTGTTGGCCCAGGAGCGCAGTGGGACAGTTGGTGGCTCGACCCTGCCCTGAATACTTCTATGGTGTGCGGTACAACACCACGA ACAATGGCTACAGGGAATGCCTCGCTAACGGAAGCTGGGCAGCACGGGTCAACTATTCCCAGTGCCAGGAGATCCTCAGTGAAGAG AAGAAGAGCAAGCTGCACTACCACATCGCTGTCATCATCAACTACCTGGGGCACTGTGTCTCACTGGGGGCCCTCCTCGTGGCCTTTGTCCTCTTCATGCGCCTGCG gaGCATCCGGTGCCTGAGGAACATCATCCACTGGAACCTCATCACAGCCTTCATCCTACGCAACGCAACGTGGTTTGTGGTGCAGCTCACGATGAACCCAGAGGTGCACGAGAGCAATGTG GTCTGGTGCCGCTTGGTCACTGCTGCCTACAATTACTTCCATGTCACCAACTTCTTCTGGATGTTTGGTGAGGGCTGCTACCTGCACACAGCCATCGTGCTCACCTACTCCACAGACAAGCTCCGCAAATGGATGTTCATCTGCATTGGCTGGT GTATCCCCTTCCCCATCATCGTTGCCTGGGCCATCGGGAAGCTGTACTACGACAATGAGAA GTGCTGGTTTGGGAAGAGAGCAGGAGTTTATACAGACTACATTTACCAAGGCCCCATGATTCTGGTGCTTCTG ATCAACTTCATCTTTCTCTTCAACATCGTCCGAATCCTCATGACAAAGCTCCGAGCTTCAACTACATCGGAGACCATCCAGTACAG GAAAGCAGTCAAGGCCacgctggtgctgctgcccttgCTGGGCATCACCTACATGCTCTTCTTTGTCAACCCGGGGGAGGATGAGATCTCCAGGATCGTCTTCATCTACTTCAACTCCTTTCTGGAGTCCTTCCAG GGCTtctttgtgtctgttttctACTGCTTCCTGAACAGCGAG GTCCGATCAGCTGTACGGAAGCGGTGGCACCGGTGGCAGGACAAGCACTCCATCCGTGCCCGCGTGGCTCGGGCCATGTCCATCCCCACCTCCCCGACCCGCGTCAGCTTCCACAGCATCAAGCAGTCCACGGCTGTCTGA